Proteins from one Coffea arabica cultivar ET-39 chromosome 8c, Coffea Arabica ET-39 HiFi, whole genome shotgun sequence genomic window:
- the LOC140004393 gene encoding probable L-type lectin-domain containing receptor kinase S.7 yields the protein MRGIRARKVTWKCWQEMQPMLRDCLPTSSSLRLLVISTKRICSVLVALDVFTKGFYYQILLRSLLSRKLLQHQDKVKGNTWQRCTIGRLRHKNLVQLQDWCHDKDQLFLVHEYMPNVSLDRYIGKVSLGWKIRYRILSGLASALLYLHEECGNPVVHRDVKPNNVMLDSEFNAHLGDFGLARLLQNDNFVNTMVAGTPGYLAPEVSYTGRATLESDVYSFGMVVLELVCGRRSRGMMEENSLVDHVWTTHEKNELFTCVDPTLEGKFDEEEVRRSILVGLACMHPDRRHRPRMRKVVQIFMNPDEPLIKIAVSRPTAVGLPLHSSHSDSIASEFSSNKAPAEGKGSMDSLPDEMTVVFDDR from the exons ATGAGAGGCATCAGAGCAAGAAAAGTGACATGGAAATGCTGGCAAGAAATGCAGCCAATGCTCCGAGATTGTTTACCTACAAGCAGCTCTCTAAGGCTACTCGTCATTTCAACAAAGAGAATTTGCTCCGTGCTGGTGGCTTTGGATGTGTTTACAAAGGGGTTTTATTATCAGATCCTCCTGCGGTCATTGCTGTCAAGAAAATTACTGCAACATCAGGACAAG GTGAAAGGGAATACTTGGCAGAGATGTACAATTGGCCGCCTAAGGCACAAAAATCTAGTCCAACTCCAAGATTGGTGTCATGACAAAGACCAGCTCTTCCTAGTCCACGAATACATGCCCAATGTTAGCCTCGACCGCTACATTGGAAAGGTGTCTcttggctggaaaattaggtacaGAATCCTATCGGGATTGGCATCTGCATTGCTTTATCTCCACGAAGAATGTGGCAATCCTGTTGTTCATCGCGATGTGAAGCCTAACAATGTGATGCTGGATTCAGAATTCAACGCTCATCTAGGCGATTTTGGCCTCGCAAGACTACTTCAAAATGATAATTTCGTGAACACAATGGTTGCAGGAACTCCAGGATACTTGGCTCCAGAAGTCAGCTACACTGGAAGAGCTACACTAGAGTCTGATGTCTACAGCTTTGGCATGGTGGTTCTTGAACTTGTTTGTGGACGACGATCAAGAGGTATGATGGAAGAAAACAGTCTTGTGGATCACGTCTGGACTACACACGAAAAGAACGAATTATTTACATGTGTGGATCCAACTCTTGAAGGCAAATTCGACGAAGAAGAAGTAAGGAGGAGTATACTAGTTGGACTGGCATGTATGCATCCAGACAGAAGGCATAGGCCTAGAATGAGGAAAGTGGTTCAAATCTTCATGAACCCTGATGAGCCACTGATTAAAATTGCAGTTTCTAGGCCTACTGCTGTAGGTTTGCCATTGCATTCTTCTCATTCGGATTCAATTGCAAGTGAATTTAGCTCTAACAAAGCCCCTGCTGAAGGAAAAGGTTCCATGGACTCCCTTCCGGATGAGATGACAGTCGTATTTGATGATCGATGA